The following coding sequences lie in one Oncorhynchus nerka isolate Pitt River linkage group LG14, Oner_Uvic_2.0, whole genome shotgun sequence genomic window:
- the cdc42se1 gene encoding CDC42 small effector protein 1, translating to MSEFWHKIGCCVVAKPPPRKKRRKIDRSMIGEPTNFVHLTHIGSGEMAEGRAPSGPVQDKMRSKGPSANGRKSML from the exons ATGAGCGAGTTCTGGCACAAGATTGGCTGCTGCGTGGTAGCCAAACCTCCACCG AGGAAGAAGCGCAGGAAAATCGACCGCAGCATGATCGGCGAGCCCACAAACTTTGTCCACTTGACACACATTGGCTCTGGGGAGATGGCAGAGGGCCGGGCCCCG TCGGGGCCGGTCCAGGATAAGATGAGGTCAAAAGGACCCAGTGCCAACGGCCGCAAGAGCATGTTATAG